A part of Anolis sagrei isolate rAnoSag1 chromosome 3, rAnoSag1.mat, whole genome shotgun sequence genomic DNA contains:
- the CLNS1A gene encoding methylosome subunit pICln: protein MSFLKRLPEPSEGVRLRQAETEAVLGGRRLGSGTLFVAESRLSWIDASGLGFSLDYPTISLHAISRDLSAYPWEHLYVMVNGKFEADDSKDGPMEEKEEEEEEDSDNEFEPISEFRFVPTDKSALEAMFSAMCECQALHPDPDDEDSDNDYEGEEYDVEAHEIGQGDIPSFYTYEEGLSRLTSEGQATLERLEGMLAQSISTQYHMAGVRTEDSARDFEDGMEVDAAPAVAGQFEDADVDH, encoded by the exons ATGAGTTTCCTGAAACGCCTCCCGGAGCCGAGCGAAGGCGTCCGGCTGAGGCAGGCCGAGACCGAAGCCGTGCTGGGAGGGCGACGCCTGGGCAGCGGGACCCTCTTCGTGGCCGAGAG CCGTCTGTCATGGATAGATGCATCAGGCCTCGGATTCTCGTTGGACTACCCCACCATCAGTTTACATGCCATCTCCAGGGATCTGAGTGCCTACCCATGGGAGCACTTATACGTCATGGTAAACGGCAAGTTCGAAG CTGACGACTCAAAAGACGGTCCcatggaagaaaaggaggaggaggaggaagaagatagtGACAATGAGTTCGAGCCCATTTCCGAGTTCAGATTTGTACCAACCGACAAATCGGCCT TGGAGGCTATGTTCTCTGCCATGTGCGAATGTCAAGCCCTGCACCCCGACCCAGACGATGAAGATTCTGACAACGATTACGAAGGCGAGGAGTATGATGTGGAGGCCCATG AAATAGGCCAGGGCGACATCCCCTCGTTCTACACGTATGAGGAAGGCTTGTCGCGTTTAACCTCTGAGGGCCAGGCCACCTTGGAGAGACTGGAAGGCATGCTGGCACAGTCCATAAGCACGCAGTACCACATGGCTGGGGTTCGGACAGAAGACTCAGCGAGAGACTTTGAAG ATGGAATGGAAGTGGACGCAGCCCCAGCGGTTGCCGGGCAATTTGAAGACGCAGATGTTGACCATTGA